Proteins from one Triticum aestivum cultivar Chinese Spring chromosome 7A, IWGSC CS RefSeq v2.1, whole genome shotgun sequence genomic window:
- the LOC123150472 gene encoding uncharacterized protein slr1919 isoform X1 yields the protein MAGPTSRLLLLARGADLGRRRHLHGPLLLLRPLHSAAAADLSLRSLSAAPSVRSYSSAFTSVHGGRPSSEYAKIRKESLETQFRRILGSSSHTLFADRGFGPFLALYRAATISYHVVKLTVWHLLLSDVHKRAEKFRETLIRLGPFYIKLGQALSTRPDILPSAYCQELSKLQDQIPPFPTRKAIRTIESELGSRMSDLFADISPEPIAAASLGQVYKAHLHSGELVAIKVQRPGMAPLLTLDALLFNMIGGQLKRFAKARKDLLVAVNEIVRHMFDEIDYVLEGKNAERFAILYSHGSGGEGRTSIKVPKVYWTYTRKSILALEWIDGIKLTDAERISKANLNRKKMIDEGLYCSLRQLLEDGFFHADPHPGNLVATEDGSLAYFDFGMMGDIPRHYRVGLIQMLVHYVNRDPLGLANDFHSLGFVPEGTDLHAVATALRVAFGDGRRQSNDFQGVMNHLYDVMYDFNFSLPPDYALVIRALGSLEGTAKALDPDFKVIESAYPFVIGRLLADPSPDMRKILRELLIRDDGSIRWNRLERLIAAISQQSSESSKKPGEENTASSSDWRSFDMHSVVSATEDLFHFILSRKGWRVRVFLIQDIVKASDAFLQETTFPGIFEEEGNTGELNPERSRMIRRLVNGVQSFRQAISLAPNAWTAMLIRVALKPESQRFILDVFLALVNYSHDKVPETCWICMSKYLNYLDKQWR from the exons ATGGCGGGCCCCACCTCgcggctcctcctcctcgcccgcggcgccgacctcggccgccgccgccacctccacggccccctcctcctcctccgccccctccactccgccgccgccgccgacctctccCTGCGGTCCCTCTCCGCCGCGCCATCTGTTCGGAG CTACTCAAGTGCATTCACAAGTGTGCATGGTGGGAGACCGTCATCAGAGTATGCAAAGATCAGAAAGGAGTCGCTGGAAACACAGTTTAGAAGAATCTTGGGATCAAGTTCCCACACACTCTTTGCTGACCGTGGCTTCGGTCCGTTCCTTGCACTGTACAGGGCAGCAACTATCTCTTATCATGTTGTGAAGCTTACTGTTTGGCATTTATTGCTCAGTGACGTGCATAAACGAGCTGAGAAG TTCCGGGAGACCTTGATACGCTTGGGGCCTTTTTACATCAAG CTTGGACAGGCATTGAGCACGCGCCCTGATATATTGCCCAGCGCATATTGTCAAGAGCTCTCGAAGCTGCAG GATCAAATACCACCATTTCCTACTCGTAAAGCAATCAGGACCATCGAGTCTGAACTGGGCTCTCGAATGTCTGATCTATTTGCTGATATCAGCCCAGAGCCAATTGCAGCAGCATCACTGGGGCAAGTATACAAAG CTCATCTACACTCTGGAGAGCTTGTTGCAATCAAAGTTCAGAGGCCTGGAATGGCACCCTTGCTGACCCTAGATGCACTTCTATTCAATATGATTGGAGGACAGCTAAAACGATTTGCTAAGGCCCGCAAAGATTTATTGGTAGCTGTTAATGAAATT GTTAGACACATGTTTGATGAGATTGATTATGTTTTAGAAGGGAAGAATGCTGAAAGATTTGCAATCCTGTATTCTCATG GTTCAGGTGGTGAAGGCAGGACCAGTATCAAGGTCCCAAAGGTCTACTGGACTTATACACGTAAATCTATACTAGCACTGGAATGGATTGACGGGATCAAGCTGACCGATGCTGAGCGCATCAGCAAAGCCAATCTGAACAGGAAAAAGATGATTGATGAG GGTCTCTATTGCTCGTTGAGACAACTTCTCGAAGATGGGTTTTTCCATGCAGATCCCCATCCAGGTAATCTGGTGGCAACTGAAGACGGGTCTCTTGCTTATTTTGACTTTGGTATGATGGGTGATATTCCAAGACACTATCGAGTGGGACTCATACAGATG CTTGTGCACTATGTTAACCGTGACCCATTGGGCTTGGCGAACGACTTCCATTCACTCGGATTTGTCCCTGAGGGAACAGACCTACATGCAGTTGCAACTGCATTGAGGGTTGCCTTTGGTGATGGAAGGAGGCAATCAAATGATTTTCAG GGGGTAATGAACCATCTGTATGACGTCATGTATGATTTTAATTTCTCTCTTCCTCCTGATTATGCACTGGTGATAAGAGCACTTGGTTCTTTAGAAGGGACTGCAAAAGCACTGGATCCTGATTTCAAAGTTATTGAGAGCGCTTACCCATTTGTCATTGGGAGGCTCCTTGCAGACCCCAGCCCTGATATGAGGAAAATATTGAGGGAGCTTCTGATACGTGATGATGGATCCATCAGATGGAATCGACTGGAGCGGCTG ATTGCAGCTATATCTCAACAGTCGTCAGAATCTTCAAAGAAACCTGGAGAAGAGAATACTGCCAGCAGTTCTGACTGGAGATCATTCGATATGCATTCGGTTGTTTCAGCTACAGAAGacctttttcatttcattttatcGAGGAAAGGCTGGAGGGTTCGTGTTTTCCTTATCCAGGACATTGTGAAGGCTTCTGATGCATTCTTACAAGAAACAACATTTCCAGGTATATTTGAGGAAGAGGGAAATACAGGCGAGCTAAATCCAGAG AGAAGTAGAATGATCAGAAGGTTGGTTAATGGTGTTCAATCATTCCGTCAAGCAATCAGTTTGGCCCCAAATGCCTGGACCGCAATGCTAATCCGTGTCGCCCTGAAACCTGAATCTCAAAGATTCATTCTTGATGTATTCCTAGCCTTGGTGAACTATTCCCATGACAAGGTTCCAGAAACATGCTGGATTTGTATGTCAAAATATCTCAACTACTTGGACAAGCAGTGGAGGTAG
- the LOC123150472 gene encoding uncharacterized protein slr1919 isoform X2 → MAGPTSRLLLLARGADLGRRRHLHGPLLLLRPLHSAAAADLSLRSLSAAPSVRSYSSAFTSVHGGRPSSEYAKIRKESLETQFRRILGSSSHTLFADRGFGPFLALYRAATISYHVVKLTVWHLLLSDVHKRAEKFRETLIRLGPFYIKLGQALSTRPDILPSAYCQELSKLQDQIPPFPTRKAIRTIESELGSRMSDLFADISPEPIAAASLGQVYKAHLHSGELVAIKVQRPGMAPLLTLDALLFNMIGGQLKRFAKARKDLLVAVNEIVRHMFDEIDYVLEGKNAERFAILYSHGGEGRTSIKVPKVYWTYTRKSILALEWIDGIKLTDAERISKANLNRKKMIDEGLYCSLRQLLEDGFFHADPHPGNLVATEDGSLAYFDFGMMGDIPRHYRVGLIQMLVHYVNRDPLGLANDFHSLGFVPEGTDLHAVATALRVAFGDGRRQSNDFQGVMNHLYDVMYDFNFSLPPDYALVIRALGSLEGTAKALDPDFKVIESAYPFVIGRLLADPSPDMRKILRELLIRDDGSIRWNRLERLIAAISQQSSESSKKPGEENTASSSDWRSFDMHSVVSATEDLFHFILSRKGWRVRVFLIQDIVKASDAFLQETTFPGIFEEEGNTGELNPERSRMIRRLVNGVQSFRQAISLAPNAWTAMLIRVALKPESQRFILDVFLALVNYSHDKVPETCWICMSKYLNYLDKQWR, encoded by the exons ATGGCGGGCCCCACCTCgcggctcctcctcctcgcccgcggcgccgacctcggccgccgccgccacctccacggccccctcctcctcctccgccccctccactccgccgccgccgccgacctctccCTGCGGTCCCTCTCCGCCGCGCCATCTGTTCGGAG CTACTCAAGTGCATTCACAAGTGTGCATGGTGGGAGACCGTCATCAGAGTATGCAAAGATCAGAAAGGAGTCGCTGGAAACACAGTTTAGAAGAATCTTGGGATCAAGTTCCCACACACTCTTTGCTGACCGTGGCTTCGGTCCGTTCCTTGCACTGTACAGGGCAGCAACTATCTCTTATCATGTTGTGAAGCTTACTGTTTGGCATTTATTGCTCAGTGACGTGCATAAACGAGCTGAGAAG TTCCGGGAGACCTTGATACGCTTGGGGCCTTTTTACATCAAG CTTGGACAGGCATTGAGCACGCGCCCTGATATATTGCCCAGCGCATATTGTCAAGAGCTCTCGAAGCTGCAG GATCAAATACCACCATTTCCTACTCGTAAAGCAATCAGGACCATCGAGTCTGAACTGGGCTCTCGAATGTCTGATCTATTTGCTGATATCAGCCCAGAGCCAATTGCAGCAGCATCACTGGGGCAAGTATACAAAG CTCATCTACACTCTGGAGAGCTTGTTGCAATCAAAGTTCAGAGGCCTGGAATGGCACCCTTGCTGACCCTAGATGCACTTCTATTCAATATGATTGGAGGACAGCTAAAACGATTTGCTAAGGCCCGCAAAGATTTATTGGTAGCTGTTAATGAAATT GTTAGACACATGTTTGATGAGATTGATTATGTTTTAGAAGGGAAGAATGCTGAAAGATTTGCAATCCTGTATTCTCATG GTGGTGAAGGCAGGACCAGTATCAAGGTCCCAAAGGTCTACTGGACTTATACACGTAAATCTATACTAGCACTGGAATGGATTGACGGGATCAAGCTGACCGATGCTGAGCGCATCAGCAAAGCCAATCTGAACAGGAAAAAGATGATTGATGAG GGTCTCTATTGCTCGTTGAGACAACTTCTCGAAGATGGGTTTTTCCATGCAGATCCCCATCCAGGTAATCTGGTGGCAACTGAAGACGGGTCTCTTGCTTATTTTGACTTTGGTATGATGGGTGATATTCCAAGACACTATCGAGTGGGACTCATACAGATG CTTGTGCACTATGTTAACCGTGACCCATTGGGCTTGGCGAACGACTTCCATTCACTCGGATTTGTCCCTGAGGGAACAGACCTACATGCAGTTGCAACTGCATTGAGGGTTGCCTTTGGTGATGGAAGGAGGCAATCAAATGATTTTCAG GGGGTAATGAACCATCTGTATGACGTCATGTATGATTTTAATTTCTCTCTTCCTCCTGATTATGCACTGGTGATAAGAGCACTTGGTTCTTTAGAAGGGACTGCAAAAGCACTGGATCCTGATTTCAAAGTTATTGAGAGCGCTTACCCATTTGTCATTGGGAGGCTCCTTGCAGACCCCAGCCCTGATATGAGGAAAATATTGAGGGAGCTTCTGATACGTGATGATGGATCCATCAGATGGAATCGACTGGAGCGGCTG ATTGCAGCTATATCTCAACAGTCGTCAGAATCTTCAAAGAAACCTGGAGAAGAGAATACTGCCAGCAGTTCTGACTGGAGATCATTCGATATGCATTCGGTTGTTTCAGCTACAGAAGacctttttcatttcattttatcGAGGAAAGGCTGGAGGGTTCGTGTTTTCCTTATCCAGGACATTGTGAAGGCTTCTGATGCATTCTTACAAGAAACAACATTTCCAGGTATATTTGAGGAAGAGGGAAATACAGGCGAGCTAAATCCAGAG AGAAGTAGAATGATCAGAAGGTTGGTTAATGGTGTTCAATCATTCCGTCAAGCAATCAGTTTGGCCCCAAATGCCTGGACCGCAATGCTAATCCGTGTCGCCCTGAAACCTGAATCTCAAAGATTCATTCTTGATGTATTCCTAGCCTTGGTGAACTATTCCCATGACAAGGTTCCAGAAACATGCTGGATTTGTATGTCAAAATATCTCAACTACTTGGACAAGCAGTGGAGGTAG